A single window of Nicotiana tomentosiformis chromosome 1, ASM39032v3, whole genome shotgun sequence DNA harbors:
- the LOC117275042 gene encoding uncharacterized protein, with the protein MDDPSTRMAELHKDVDALKGYVETVVNSVIELTNSIETRFAQALEEIRRMMINNGENPAPNGPVLGRDEEMLEARVPRSTENQNHVRNYQIDVAISRFNGTGLKNWFYKYEKFFDVDETPEGSKVKLASCKLEGRTLQWHQSFMKSRMTREGPRWGEYVRCLYARFGAELFDDPMDDFKNLRYWYRYY; encoded by the coding sequence ATGGACGATCCCAGTACTCGAATGGCTGAATTACACAAAGACGTTGATGCTCTCAAAGGATATGTGGAGACTGTAGTCAATTCTGTCATAGAATTGACAAATTCTATTGAGACAAGATTTGCGCAGGCTTTGGAGGAAATCAGAAGAATGATGATCAACAATGGGGAAAATCCTGCACCTAATGGTCCAGTGTTAGGCAGAGATGAGGAAATGCTTGAAGCTCGAGTACCCAGATCTACTGAAAATCAAAATCATGTCAGGAACTATCAAATTGATGTTGCTATTTCCAGATTCAATGGAACTGGGTTGAAGAATTGGTTTTATAAATACGAGAAGTTCTTCGATGTGGACGAAACTCCTGAAGGATCCAAGGTCAAACTGGCTTCTTGCAAGTTAGAGGGCAGGACACTTCAGTGGCACCAAAGCTTCATGAAATCTAGGATGACTAGAGAAGGGCCTCGATGGGGAGAGTATGTCAGATGCCTTTATGCCAGATTTGGTGCAGAACTATTTGATGATCCTATGGATGATTTTAAGAATCTCAG